A section of the Rattus norvegicus strain BN/NHsdMcwi chromosome 15, GRCr8, whole genome shotgun sequence genome encodes:
- the LOC134482177 gene encoding small integral membrane protein 14-like has protein sequence MVEGGFDPCECICSHERAMRKFINLLRQSQSYCTNTECLRELPGPSGDSGISITVILMAWMVITVLLFLLRPPNLRGFSLPGKPSSPHSGQVPPAPPVG, from the coding sequence ATGGTTGAAGGGGGATTTGATCCCTGTGAATGTATTTGCTCTCATGAACGCGCTATGAGAAAATTCATCAATCTGCTCCGGCAGTCCCAGTCCTATTGCACCAACACAGAATGCCTTCGGGAATTGCCAGGGCCCTCAGGCGACAGTGGCATCAGCATCACTGTGATCTTGATGGCCTGGATGGTGATCACTGTGCTCCTCTTTCTACTGAGGCCTCCTAACCTGAGAGGCTTCAGCCTTCCTGGAAAGCCCTCCAGTCCTCACAGTGGACAGGTCCCGCCAGCCCCTCCTGTGGGCTAA
- the Spetex2cl1 gene encoding uncharacterized protein Spetex2cl1 — protein MFHQLLKLFQKERGDQGETRPRQKKAGLLSWFIRKASSENFISNHEKRIKKLEELKSEIQKCKIERDELSRILDLYVNDGLNYRLSVELPMLKSQHEMRTMDMHKMTNWISDAMEKYKELTQENNSYRIRNFHLLNECNELKKNVRILMNENRKLLVEQTELQASCEEGKRFCEEASKTMYTADIESLCPVTFEYIECILVNQTVISNSSLLRTFFIEV, from the exons atgtttcACCAGCTGCTCAAGCTCtttcagaaggagaggggagaccaaggagagaccagaccgaggcagaagaaagctggccttctgtctt ggtttattaggaaggcatcatcagaaaatttcatcagtaaccatgaaaagcgtataaagaaattggaggaactaaaatctgaaatccagaagtgtaaaaTCGAGCGGGATGAACTTTCTCgaatcctggacctttatgtcaatgatggtttgaactacag GCTGAGTGTTGAATTGCCAATGCTTAAATCCCAACATGAGATGAGAACGATGGACATGCATAAGATGACCAACtggataagtgatgccatggagaagtACAAGGAGCTCACACAAGAGAATaattcctaccg catcagaaacttccacctcctgaatgaatgcaatgaattgaagaagaatgtaaggattttgatgaatgagaacagaaaactgctggtggagcagactgaactgcaagcatcctgtgaggagggaaagaggttctGTGAGGAGGCCAGCAAGACCATGTACACCGCAGATATTGAATCCTTGTGTCCTGTTACTTTTGAGTACATCGAATGTATCCTTGTGAATCAAACAGTGATCTCGAACtcgtcactcttaagaaccttctttattgaagtgtga